The Syngnathoides biaculeatus isolate LvHL_M chromosome 1, ASM1980259v1, whole genome shotgun sequence region GTGATCATGGTGAGTCGGAGCGCGCACACATGGACACGCACGCACTGTCGCGCACGCTCGCGTCACATGACGGCGGGTGTCATTTCAGGTAGGCTGTCTGTTGCCATAACAATATCAAGTAGACTTCTTTCTAAAGGTCTCACCCATAAATTTGTGTGCAGCCACAAAGCTGGTCTGTCCTCCATCAGAGCGCCACAGTCCTCCCTCTGTCTTTTACCATATTGTGTGAACTGGGCCTGAATGCCATCTTTTTCCCACAGCTGGACAAGAAGCCAATGCAGCCTTTGgttcccctccaaaaaaaacagtcaatctGCACAAATCGGTCATCGCCCACTTTTTAATTAAATCGTATGAATCCACTGTAGAAGGCAGACCAGGCTgaagagggtggggtgggggggatttggGGGAACAGGTTTACAGGGTTGAGCAGATTACGCCATTTGATCCTTTACTTCATGGTGAGGATTACGGAGCTGACGAGGAATTTATTTAGCGAGATGACTTTATTCACTAATCATGCGGGCTGCGATAAACTGGGCTCATGGAGGGCAGTTCTTCCAAAGACGTTCCTCCTGGGTTGAAACAAACATGTAAGAGTGTTTTTATAagatttttatgattgttaCACCAGGGGTCAGTCAGTCGAACGATGCGGCCCCTGTGGAATTCCCCCAATAGTCGCACACCCACAGAAGTTGAAAAACTTTGAATGCATCCATTGTCGTGTCAGTGTTACGTAATGTCACACAGCCTCATAGCGTGTAGTTTCTACTGTATTGCACTCAGAGCTTTTCACAGGCGTTGATGGAGAAAACGGATTAGATAACCCGTGTCCGTCTTCCTCTTTCACAGCTCTCCGCCACTCTCACCATTCCCTTCTGGCAGTGGTTCCTCACCAAATTTGGGAAGAAGACTGCAGTCTACGTCGGCACTTTGGTAAGACGAAACCCAAAAGAACAGGAAGGATGGCTTCGGTATCATAAGCAGGCTTCTGAagtgatgataaaaaaaaagtcgccaGAGGTTTTTATTCAGTCAATATTGGCaggtataagaaaaaaaaatgtgtgtttctCCTCCCTCCAGTCTGTGGTTCCCTTCATGATCCTGGTAGTGTGCGTAAAGAGCAACCTAATCGTCACCTACGTCGTCTCCTTCGCTGCCGGGGTCAGCGTGGCCGCCGCCTTCCTCCTGCCTTGGTAGGACCTCCCCGCCCTCACCCGACACCCTCCGGTCGCCGACGCACGTCTGACTCACAAcgctgttgttttctttttttttttttttttttttttttttttttttgccctttagGTCTATGTTGCCCGACGTTGTCGACGACTTCCAGGTGCAAAACCCCGAAGCCAATGGTCACGAGGCGCTCTTCTACTCCTTTTACGTCTTCTTCACCAAGTTTGCGTCCGGAGTCTCCCTGGGAATCTCCACCCTCAGTTTAGAGTAAGCACTCCTACAGCGACGCTATTCAGACTGATTTCAGGGGTCCTCAGTTTATGGTGTCGAATAAACCAATTCAGTAAGAATATGTAATCGTGTCACAATAAATATAATGGGAGCATATTAAATAACAGGATACAGTAGGTTCCCCTGACATTATTTCCCATAGCAAATgtttcaaactcatttgtgCTTGACTTCGCAGATTCCAcctcattatttctgtcattttttcgCTCCTTTTCATCAGGAGCATAGTGCTGAATGACATTAATCTAAATACCACCAATCCCACATCAAAGCAGATTTATATTCTTTTACTTTAATGTGATTCCAGTACAATAGTCTGCCATCCTTTTATCACAAGACCTCATCataactttttcctttttttttcccccctgcttgCATCCAGTTTTGCCGGCTACATCTCTCGAGGTTGCTCCCAACCGGCGGAAGTGGACATCACGCTGAAGGTGCTGGTCTCCGCCGCTCCCATACTCCTCATCATGATCGGCCTCGCCATCCTGTACACGTACCCCATCAATGAGGACAGGAGGCAAGGCAACCGGAAACTGCTCCAGGAGCAAAGGTGATCCTTGAGTCCGAGTTTCTTGTGTCTTAAAGgcttaattatttaaaatatttctccaGTTCTCTTGAGTGCTTCAAGCTCTCttgaacatttttcaacttttatcctggttcaaaaaaaaaaaaaaagaccggtaTGACGACCATTTTCCTTGATTTaacctaaaatacattttagtagATGGGTCAAATTtgggcggaacagtggatcagctggaaagcgttggcctcacagttctgaggtcctgggttcaatcctggacccgcctgagtggagtttgcatgttctccccgtgccttgcgtcggtcttctccgggcattccggtttcgtcctacatcccaaaaacatgcaacattaattggacacactaaattgcccctcggtgtgactgtttgtctctatgtgccttgcaatttgctggcaaccagttcagggtgtaccccgcctcctgcccgttgacaattgggataggctccagcaatccctcaaccctcgtgaggataagtagatcagaggatggatggatggatggatggatggatggatggatggatggatggatgggtaggtCAAATTTGACCCGCAACAgagtgtatacacacacacacacacacacacacacaccacacacacacacactgtatcaCACTTGTGCAAATGAATgatattttaagatttttatttcacatttcacatggatatgttttattgttttcaaaacaagtgGAATTTGACACGAAAATAAGGTGTAAAAACAGActaattgtattttcttttctccTCGCAGGGATGAGGCAGATTCCGAAACGGACTCGACAGAACTTTCCAACATGAtctaatatgtttttttttttttcttttaccgccGACCAATCAAGACGAGCACCTGGCATTTTGCACTGGGTGGGACCAAGTGAAGTTGGCCCGTCTTATCTTAGACACTGCCTAGTCCAGGAAATGCTCTTTCTTgctgctgctactgctgctaTTTCCCTTCAAGGGGCTAAAAATCATGCCACGCCAAACTGATACTTACAAGCTGCGTTGCTCAGTCTGGTCTCTTTTTGtactggcaatttttttttttttttttttcccagaaaaatacatttttgcatttttttccttttaaatccAGTAACTTTGAGCACTGCAGTACCAACCTAAACTTGAAACAGCATTCGTGCCTTAGCTCAGTTCAGtagcaaagggaaaaaaaaaataagtaggaGACAAACTGACACTTCATTTCATGGTCCATGTTCTTGAGGCAGTGGCCAAAgtatacaattttattttatttattttttttgttgttttgttctgaCAGCCTGATTGTTCTCATCTGAATCTGCAGGTAAACTACACCTTTCAAgggctggggtttttttttttcccccctttttttttttttttttttttttgtttttttttttttggttctgtgCAAGTAAAACCACTATGACACATCTGCTACTATTCTTTATAGAACAGCTACCGAAGAATAGGAAAAACATCTTCTCCCtcactcaccccccccctccccccgactGAATGCGAAGCTAAAAGGTGACAACAGTCAGTTCCTGAATATGTGAtcgtgttatttatttattacttttggatttttttttttttttttttttttttttgcagtttggaCAATAGACGCGTCTTGCAGTATTTAAAACCTATTTAATGGTGGAGTTGATATAAAGTAAATCAATGTTCtcgtgttatttttttaaatacgtgtCACCATCGCTTCTGTCTGTACACATTAAAGATAGGATGCACGTAATTGTGGGGAAACAAAATGGGATGATGGAAAAGTGATTCTCTGTATATATGCGTCTGTATTGTACGATtaactgttttgtaaatttctTGATTCATATCCACCGATATGGAATTCTGTACATACAGTGTTCTATGTTATACATACACTACATCTACAATATGCCCCTGAAACTGGGTTAGTATTGTGAAGTTTTTGaattacctttaaaaaaaaaaagaaaaaaaattataaattctTGCATCAATTGTGGTGGATGctgtacattattttcttttgtcgtAACTAACATTGCACATTCtgtaaatattgatttttgtttgtggATTTGCAGCTGAACTTATTTCCCTGCGCATGACATTTGCTTGAGCCTGTGAGGGACATAAACACCTTGTGAACATGCCTCACATGTCGATATGTAAATAGTTTTGTGTAGATTTGTAAAATACCTTTTTGATATCTGAGGCTGCAAGTGATTTGATGTACTCTACTTAAGTTTATTCAAGCACAAAATAAATGAGATTGAAAACAATAAATAGTGCTGGAAAAGTGAACTGTGTGGTTGTCTATCACTTGACTGGAGAAtgtgtacatttatttaaaaaagtgtACTACATACCCACCAAATGTGTAAAGTTAaagttttaatttcaaaactcTAAAATTCAGTTGAATTGAACGCTGATTCTGTTCGAggtaattacagtatttgcgACTCATTACTGACATCTAGCGTATATTTATTGCAACAACGTTTTATCTAAACCACATGTGAAACTTGCAATAGTTGTAGTTTAGTTAACACAAAATACATTGTTTCATCATTCTTTCATTTCTGTATTAAAAGACTTGTACATATagtatttttaattgtaattttacagTTCTCTAATCAAGAGGTGGCGCTGTTATAAATATGGGAAGAAGACCTAGACCGGAAAGTCAATATTTCTTTGCGGAAGTAAAACGGAAATGAAGGGGATTaacgatttttttgttttgtctttactGCGTTATTAGGATTCATTCTCCAATACGCTTTATTTTTGTCCTCTGTCCGCTGATTCTGACCGCGGCGCTAGCGACGCTGACATGGCCGCAGCCGCCGCCAACCCTCCAGGCTTTCCCACCAAGACCCGCGTGGCCATCCTGGCCGAGCTGGACAAGGAGAAGCGGCGGCTGCTCCAGACTCAATCCATGAGCGAGCCCGGAGCCAACACGCCGCTGACCTCCAGGGGCGGCGCGGCGAAGGAGGCGAGGGACAGCGCGGAGCAGCAGCACATCGCCGCCCAGCAGAAGGCCGCCCTGCAGCACGCCCACGGACACTCGTCCGGCTTCTTCATCACGCAGGACTCGTCGTTCGGGAACCTCATCCTGCCGGTGCTTCCCCGCCTGGAGCCCGACTTGTAGTCAACTTGCGGCCTCTCCTCGCAGTCTGTTGGACTGAGGATCTCGTCCCAGGGGTCATATTGTCACATTTGTATGTACAGTTCTGAAGAATTCAGATTGAGAACGACTTCAGCGTGTTCTTTTTAgacattaaatataaaatggctacagtactgtatttgcagtcgtgtttttttttaagacgtcATACACAGAGGTCAAAGCGTAGGCTAAAATTAAGTACTGCAAacttagttttttgttttgattgcatTTTTGTTCGTTTTACTCTCATTTCCTTCGATACGTGCGACCTAGTTTCATCCTACCTTTAGTTTCTGTTCATTCTTGCAGGTTTTCTTTACGAAACAGGTCAGACCTGcttttcaggcatcttttccttcctgactgcattctttttcttttccacctTTCTTCCCCCTCAACTGGTTTTATGCATGCATCCTCAAAACTACTTCATTGCCTTCGTTGCTACATTTTATCCTTTCTTCTTCATACCTTattttccctccttccttccttgcgtCACCCTTGAATGTTGCATCCTACTGTCTTCCTTCGGTACCTGTTTAATAGATATTTTAGTGTATTCAGTTTATGCTTCTAATTTGCAATGACGACCTGGTTGCTCACAGCAATGTCATGTCCCCGTATGGAAAAATGACAGTATGAGATACACTTCAATCGCTTTATTTGCATGACTGCTAAAAGAATACAGATTCGTACAAGTGTAACTCCTGTTCAGTCAATAGGTTCTTTCACAAACtacttagtattttttttttacaaatttaaagTATAACAGCAAAATTAGATGACTTACATCTTCaatcatatttttaatgcagcagctttccttttttttttttttactgtaaatgagggaaaaaaaaagctagccTCGACGAGAATCATTGGTTCGGCATTCGATTGCTTTTCCTGAGAGTGGACCCAATCGATAGCTGATGCAACACACTGACAGCTTCCACCCACAGGCTCCTTGTCACCCACACCGTCCGCTTTAGCTGCTTTGGTAAGGCAGTCTTAACCTTATAACGTCATCGTGTTTTTATGTAACGTGGCTTATAGGTGTACTGAAGTCATTATGattgaaagtattttgttttggaTCTGTAACGATGCATGCGTGTCAAGTTGTTGCACATGGCGTTCGTGCTAGTCAGCTAGCTGACGTAGTCGCTAGTTCCCGTAACCGCGTTTTACGAAATAGACGATATAATTTGAACTTCATGCTTTAAACATTACATATTGATTATTGTGTTAATTCATTAGCGTCTCCTTAACCCCAACAATCTTCGGCGTTATTTTGCCGAGTGCAACTATTTTTAAACGACCActatcatttatttaattacatttgtaaatagagtaattatttctttttttgtagtgcCGTAATTGTAATAGGCatttgtcaccatggcaactaaGGCTCGCTCGGAAAGCGAGTGTACATACCTGAACGCCTTGCGTGGGCTGCACTCCATCACTGAGCCAAACCAAATTACATTTGTCATTCCGTGTGCAGGCCCAAGTAGTGGCTTCGGCACCAAATTCACTTCCAAAGGCAAATATccgatatttttttcattttatttcttttaacatATATTATGCCCGCAGTTAGCATCAGCTAGTATCAACAATTAAGAAGTCAATTTCCTGTTGTGTCTTTTACAATTTCACCAGTGTTGTAGTTGGAAGACCTTTCACCATGGCAGCTCAGCTAAGCCCCGATGAGAAGTTGCACCTCATCACCAGGAACCTGCAGGTGGGTCACACGTGCACGCGGCGAAGGGTCGGTGAGCCGGGTTACAGtctgtgacatcaccccggtTGGCCGTTTTCACGCAGGAGGTGCTCGGGGAAGACAGGTTGAGGCAGGTCCTTCAGGAGAGGGAGGTGAGGGTGTACTGGGGAACTGCAACCACTGGCAAGCCGCACGTGGCTTACTTCGTTCCCATGTCAAAGATAGCCGACTTCCTCAAAGCGGGATGCGAGGTGTGTACTCTCCGGCTCGCCAATCGCCTCCTTGGGAGAGGCTTCATATCGGTGTTTCTTCCTCGCTTGTTCAGGTCACCGTATTGTTTGCGGACTTGCACGCTTTCCTCGACAACATGAAGGCCCCCTGGGAGCTGCTGGAGCTTCGGACCAAATACTACCAAGAGATCATTAAGGCCATGTTGGAGAGCATCGGTGTACCCTTGGAGAAACTCAAGTTTGTGAAAGGAACGGAATACCAGCTCAGTAGGTCAGTCGGACTGGAATAACTGTGGTGAGAAATTACATTTGGAATCAATTTGTTCCAGAGTCAGACCTGCTGCCATTATAAAACTTTTATTAACTTACAGGCACATGTTTTAGGTGccattttaaaggtcaagtgtcatccctataaacattctaaaatagatattgaaatgaaaaatacatataacattattcacttcaatgtctataaaaaataagtatgagcggagagcgttaagttaagttgcggaagtgtcattcgacatccaagtggtcgccatattggctgcatctcctgcccgtgacgtcaccccggacattcgccattgaaaacacgccgtggccccTACTACGGATGGGCCCAtgccggctgctgttttttccattaataacatactaaaaatcatacatttcatggtACTTGACctttatatttcaaaagtaTAAACACAAATGACCCATTCTGTTAACTCTTTAAACACTCACTTAACTTTAATGACGAGTTaataaatgttttccttttttttttttttatattatttttttaacattcacaTGCACTGGGCCTTTTATTTCATTGAAATCAGAGAGTACACTCTTGATGTGTACCGCATGTCCTCTATGATGACCGAACACGACGCCAAAAAGGCTGGCGCGGAGGTGGTCAAGCAGGTGGAGCATCCCCTGTTGAGTGGTCTGCTGTATCCAGGACTGCAGGTCATATCACAAAAGCAGCACAACTCACTGATAGCCCTTTAATCAGTGTACAAGTGCCGAATGCCAACTGGGGAACTTTTGCCAAAATAGTGTCACCCCTCAGGCGCTGGATGAGGAGTACCTGAAGGCCGATGCGCAATTTGGAGGGATAGACCAGAGAAAGATCTTCACTCTTGCTGAGAAGGTACCACCATCTTTCCTTTACATATTACAGACGTACTGCAATATTTCTACTTACACGGGGTCCTTGATTTACAAAGGACTGTTGTGAAGTTGTTTATGGCGCACAATAAACTAGTTTGTGGGGTGGTGTAAAAATATGGGGTCACAGCACACATTTCCATTTAGAGCTGTACTTTATTTTGTAGCTATCTAGCAAGTGGTCTTAAG contains the following coding sequences:
- the LOC133498388 gene encoding SOSS complex subunit C-like — translated: MAAAAANPPGFPTKTRVAILAELDKEKRRLLQTQSMSEPGANTPLTSRGGAAKEARDSAEQQHIAAQQKAALQHAHGHSSGFFITQDSSFGNLILPVLPRLEPDL